The following nucleotide sequence is from Pleurodeles waltl isolate 20211129_DDA chromosome 8, aPleWal1.hap1.20221129, whole genome shotgun sequence.
CCGAATCCAGGCACTCAGAAACAGTGATTTGGCAACACTAATGCAATTCCATCAGTTGTGGAGGCCAGTTTCCAATAATGCAGGTGGCTAACTTACCCACTGCTAAGTGCATTGGGAGAGGGTGTTGAGGAGAAGTCTAATAATTAACCATTTGTTGGCCAATAATCGTCTCAGGGAGTTCACGGATCCGTATGATTAGATTTATGCTACTGTTTAATATGAGACCTGAGGCTCTCTGTAGACATCTGATGATTTGACGTTGGCGTTGTACGATACAACACACTGATGGTCAGGTGGAATCAGTATATGGATCCACAGCCAATATCCTACAGTAGTATGTTTAGTCAATAACATTTGTCACTATGCACTTCGGAAGAAAAGCAAGCATGAGCAATCTTCAAGGTCATGAAGAGGCATGCTAAAATAGAACTCTCAAAGGGGCCTTTGGGTCATGCTGGTCAGGGGCAAACCAAGCCTCTTAATTGTTTCAGGCAACTCATGGCACACTCTTTGTTAATAGGAGAGTCGAAGTGATAAGGTTTACAAGAATTTCTTCTTCCATCATAAAATGCAGAATCTCTGCCCGACCAGCCTCTTATACTACCCTGTACAAATGTAAAGAAAGGTGACTGAATCAATGGCTCATAATGTGTACTTGCAACCGCTATGGAATTCTGAGATTGTCTTGGCCAATCAGAAGGCTTAGAATGCAAGCTTTAACGGATGCTATTTGCGTACATACTTGGGGCCGGATGTGTTAACATGCAGGTCGCAAATAGTGAGTGCAAATTGTACACCAACTTTTTGTGATGTGCTCTAATTTTGCAGTGTGATCTATGCACTAACAGGCTGTGTCACAAATTTCAATCACAGAACAATCTGCCTAATTAATGTTAAGTAGGCAGGTGCCAATGTATGACCCTACCCCCCCATGATTGGCTACAAACCCCCAGATGGTGGcatacaggcagtgcttaatttgagcctatgGTGGCAGGTGGGGCCCACTGGTGCTCATTTTTGGGAACTGACACTTTTTTTCCCCAATAGACAGATCTAGAGCAGGagtgagaaaaacacaaaagggggaggtggtggaagagaaaaacagaaagcgGCAAAGTAAGTAAGCAGGGATAAATAATAACTTTTGAGAATGAGATAAAGAGTCTGAGTGTCTGGTGGGGGATTAAAGATGGCATGAGGTGGAATCCAGATGACACCTTAGAGCTTTGATAGTGCAGGTCGAGGGGTTCTGAACACAGCTTTGGCCCCTGaagttattattttacaaattaagcactgccttcagtGAACAGCAGATCGCATTCCTGAGTTCACATTGCCAAACGGGAAACTTTTGTTTTTACCGCTGCTCGTGCTCCTTAAAGGAACAgatgctgctttaaaaaatgtttcccatttAAAAAGACATGAGGAAAGAAGGCAGTGGTCTTATGGTCCTATTGATCACTGCCTGTTCCCCAGGAGTCTGCCAAACACAATCCccaaacacagtgcttaatttgggcttgttgtttccggtgctgagcaccagcacttatttttgagggccagggcttattcttctgcctcaagcatttgctgcgagcaaaagacacatatgggaaagacggaggaagagaaaaatgaagaagggtcacaaagggagaaagcagaaagctgccagagtgagatgaaggggcacggATGGactgaaaaggcccgagatggcttcaggattaagctgtctCATTATTCTGTGCtcatgcagcagctgtgtgtttaagaggagggctttgggcaccggcacgtttttatttaaaaattaagcactgcccaaacAGGAAGGTGTGCAGTGGGAAcagcttcccctttgcaaatgagttacAACCTCCTTTCTAAATCGAAAATGCTAATTTAGTACATCGTTAAAACACATTTTGAGGTTGCCATCCCTGTGATTTGGGGAATTGAAGGGTTTATGACTGCAAAATGTTTTTATACATTTGGCTTTAAATTCTGTGAAGGTATCAGATGGGCGTGAAGTGGGCAGGGACACTTGTTATGATTGTCTGCCTAAAAGGTCTTGAACCAGGCACTAATAAGCCTATTGATCACCTTCTTATGAACATCAATTACCTGCCCTTCCCTCCCATTACATTTAAACTGAGGAAGGCACATGGAATGCATTTCCAATGGGGAGTGGAATGAGAAACAAAAGCCTACCTCTCTTTAACTCCTGTTTATTCTAGTGGGGCCTTCACTATCCatatatcacaatttgttatttttttttcatcaaattttgactGTACCGTCAGTGTGACTGACCCCACCGCACCAACAATCTAGAATCTTTCAGTATTAAGGGGAGGTTTTTTAGCTGCAAAATGATTACTTTTTTGATACATCACACAACATCTCTTTCCCTTAATAGAACCATAGATTTTTCAGCAGTACCGATGCCCACAAAATGCAACTGGTTCTAGTGCCACGTAGAAGCAGGTGGTAAAAATGCCAAAACAAGCACACTCAAAAACAGAAACCTGGCAACCTGCTTATCAAAATACAAACAAGAACATCACATATGGCTTCACTTTAATTAACGGTGTTTTAAAGAAAAATCACAAAACTTCTTTTGGACAGGAAATCTGTTTCAGCCAATAAGTCAGTTTTTTATTCTACTCTTTGTAAATGATTGTCTTAAGAATTAAACAGATCTGGGGATTTATTTACCTAAACATTTTTCAGTTCAtgtacactaaaaaaaaaacttgcattgaCCATGGAAAGAAGACTTTAGCTGTACCGGTGGGGTACTTAATGGCTCGGGCGTTTACAGTACAGCAAACCTACAGTCGTTTGAAAGGCATAGCCGCCATTTTGAGGACAATACATTCTGTCCCATAGTTAATCCTCCACTGGAATCCACTGGAATGAAAGCCTATCTGGTAATGTCAACTCAGGAAGTTTTTCTGACAGTTTTTTGGCAATTCATTCCAATGAAAACAAGAAATGCTTAGCAGGCGCTGGAGAAGTTCACTTTCTTTGATGCACTAAGCACTGAAACTTCCTCCAAAGTGCTCTTCTTTTTTCAGTGATCAGACGTCACCCAATACTTCATACTGTCACCGGGGGGTATTTCATCTGGTCCGGGTTGCTATGGGGGTAGGGTGACTGCATTGGCCTGAATCCGCCTTGCAACCCATCCAAGAATTGCGGCATTTGAGTCATTTGCATAGAGTCGTGCGGCACGGCGTAGCCCACAAACTGCGGGTGCAGGTACTGCCCTTGATGTGGAACAAGCTGTGAAGCCTGCTGGCAGTTCATCACGGAGAAGTTGGTGGGGATGTTGACATATACATTATTCATGGTCCCTTCTGGCAGGCAGCAGTTGGTTTGTGACCTTGTGGGAGGCGGCCGGGCTCCTGAGTTGGCGCTCGAGCTGGAGCTGGCAGCGGTGCTCGACTGGCGCGAGGAGGACCCACGTGACGTGCTCGCACTTTGGATCATGGGGATGGTCTCCATCATCCGGTTGTTTCCAGGGGCTCTGCTCTGCTGAGGCTCTTGCTTGGGCCGCAGGCATCGACAGCAGCAAACGGCCACTAGGGAGCCCAAGATGATGAAGGCTACAAAGACAGAGCCAACGATAAGGAATGGTACATAGATAGGCACTGCAAGAAATAGAAAGATATAAACAGAGCATTAATGTTACATGATCATGAGTACTTTGTCGGTACATAATGCAAAAAGTTAAATGTAGCATTTTTACAATTGTAAACATTATGTATTACATGtagtattaattaaaaaaaaaatctaaatttactGCAATACACTGCACTAATTGATATTCTTTGGGGGTTACTTTGTAAGTTAGTATATCACAGTATGGAAAAGCCTAATTCCCCCACTGATAGTTAAGAATAGGTATCCTCAGATGCACAAATCACTCAAGCTTTGGGTACGAAAAAACAGCTAATGTTAATGGGGCAAGAGGAGCTAAAGGGAAAATGGCGGCTGCTTGCTGATAATTTGCTGACACAATTCTAAGGGCCTGGTTCACATTCTTACTAGAGCACTAACAACAGCAATAAAAAATGCCCACTGCAGTACAAAACTGAAATAACGTTTGCTCTGTGTATACACGGCTTGCATAAGATCAGGAATAAAATGTGTAATGACAGAGTGTACTTTTCAGGTGTGTTCAGTGCATGTTAGTGGAGGAGAAAAGATACATCCAAACAGCCAACAGAAACAGAGACTCAAGTATTCCTATGGGCTGATCAGAGATGTGATTGGCTATATCTAAAGCTCATAGCACAAGATTCCTGCACCTaagaagccaatggctgaagaaggTTATAGTATGCAATGAACACAATTTGTTTGCCATAAATGGTGCAATTACTATTACACGTCAAACATAAAAAAGGAATGCAACATAGGTGGAGGCTTCTATTTGGTAAATTGTGATAAAAGCAAATACAGGGTTTCTGCATCTAAGAGAAGAGATTATTCTGATTTCCTACGGGACTGCCTGTTTGTGGGCGGTTTTGGGGTGACCGCTGGGAATTTGTTACCGAGCTCACCATAAGTGAGGCACTGTTAATACAATGACACAAAGTTAGATCCGGTCATACAATCATGTACAATGTTAAGAAATAGGAATATGGTACCTgttcagggtcagactggcctaccGGCAAAGCTGGCAGTGCCAAAAGGGCTGGTCTCGCCAGCTAGCGTGCAAGCCAGTTTTTTTGGCCATTTATGGGCCTATCTTATGGTCTTCTGGGCCAGTTTGTACTGCTGATAATACCAATATTACCACAAACTTTGCCTGTAACAAGCATACATGCATGGAGTCTCCAATACCTCGAAAAACACCCATACAGTATAATGACAAGGCAGTGGTAAGTAAAAGAATGTATTATGTAAAACTGGTTGGGTACGGAAATGCCATCCAACTGGCAAAATGGGTAATTTTGAAACCCTCCATATGTGCTATTCTAGAACCTCATGCATGTTTCATGATGTCATGCATTGAAGAAGGATGCTACATATTTCCCCTTCTAGGAGAATTTACAAGAATAATAGATGTAGATCGATGCATGTATACAATATCTGTGTTTGTCATATGCAAAAACAGAATAGGATCTGAACTGGATATAGACTGGGGGAAGAAATAAAGGATTAATCTAAAACACAGACCACTCATCAATTTATACACCATTAAATAATGACTCTCATGCAATATATCCCGTGTTCTTTACAAATTTAAACTAGCCTGAATTAGAAACACGGGCCACGTGTTtggctatctaattcactaatggggtccAGGTTTATTTTGGTTCCCAGGCCTGTGAGTCAAACCCTGTCCCTGGTGTAACAGCGCACAGAACGCTCTTAAAAAAATATAAGGCAGCACTGGTTTATAGGGTAAAGAAACCTGTAAACTCAATGAGATAAGTTTACTGCGGATTAGTTGAAGCAAGCCCTGGAAGGAGGGGAGAATCTGGACGCATCAGAAGAGAGGCTGAATCggagaggacagcacaggagccatTGTAGATCTCTCAGATTTcatatgaaaaagaaaacaaaagaagaaatgtgCAAAAACCCATCAACTGCAGAGAGATGTGAAAGAGTGACAGCAGCAGTGGGACTGAAGGGTACTTGGGAATGTGACAGAGGTGCAGGGCAGGTGGTCAACGCGAGCAAACGTGAGACTAGACCAGAAGATAAACACTGAAGTTGGTCAAACGAGGTGGCGAAGCTATTTTAAGTTTGTTAACGAGAGGAGCAAAAAGCAGGAACAGTCCCCATGCTCGTTAGGACTCCGAtgtaggtgggaaaattaggactTGTTGAGCAAAGCATAGAGCAGAACGGGTAAAAATAACAACTGTTCGCCAGCGCGCCGTTTCAGAAGTAAGGATGCCGAAGGGACCCGTGGGAGGGCGGTGACACAGCCAGCGCGCAGAGTGCCTATCGCAGCAGTCTTGGCGCTTGACTCAAAAACCACCAAACAGGGAGCTTAGGAGCCGCGTAGATAAAGCCTAAAGGAGTCTTGGAGGGTAAGATAGGAAACTCAAACACTTCTCTAGGGAATACACTCATAGCATAAGGCAcagatttttaaatatattttaatggaAGGCAGTCAATGTACATGACCCTGGGACGGACGCCCAGTTTATTCCATGGGCTTTTCCCCACTGGGCAGCAGGGCCGGCCTTAGCACTGGCAGCGCCCTGTGCGACCATAtttgttggcaccccccagtgaccacctccgctacgaattccttcactaccaccatTTAATAgtgccctcaagtctccataaccaccctctctcagatacatttaattagttttatagcgccactcaCACCAGAGTAGGGTGTCAGAACactacattgcacacacattacacagaggcaatcATCATAAATGTGTAactcagtgtataagaaatgttacataagacagaggactacaaggtgtaggagtcacatgtcatccatactggttggatgtatagtttaagagtgcttggtctggagaagtacaCACTTAGAATACAAAATATAACACCATGTTTGGGGGttcttttaataataataatggacTTATACCCAAATGAATCCTttattgcaacattaggataatgaaagactgggggggaAATGATaaagctctaatctataccttgcggaatgcatgcagttctttgatgaaagTTATTAGTTTACTGGTCTGGATTGGGATTTTAATTTATGgactgtaagtaacaaaaggacctctaagacaaaagcagtaacccactgacctatttgtgGTATATGCCCTTTGTGATctacatggtacatgttctttgcaggcgGCATATTAACCCCCGCACTACCTTAAAACTTACACCAGAGAAAACAATGAACTCTCTCCAGGAAGAACACTAATCACCAAAGTAATCTTGACACTTTTTTGGTTGCTTGAAAATTGCTTTAGGCTAGGAACGCTACAGTAagggcttttaaaactataatatacttgcaaacacagcacccACTCCCAAACTCAGCTCCTGCTCAGGGCTGCTTTTAGTTCCCAGTAGATGTGGTGTCAGCAAACTCTATCTGTGGTCTCAAAAAACCTATGCCTGCAATGAGAGCAACATTAGTAGAAAAACGAGGCCAAAACTGGAGACCCTGTAAGTCTGTGATTAAAATGGTGGTCATAATCCATGGTTTCATCCTGCAGTATTTGTGTACAGTGAAACATAGTAATGGACATAGGACTGAAGCGCTGTCCTTCAATGACAAGTGTTTTGATGACCAGAGGGGAAGTGGTGGCCATAATTTTTGGCAGGAACAGcggggcgcacacacacacaaatatatatacatggaCATACAccaattcacaacactcactcacaataAATTCATATATCTATACACATACACAAGCCTCTAAAATTCAAAAAATAAACCCTATCTGCACTGCAGCTCAAGGAGAGGAACGCCTGggagtcccaggagggttgggactgctgccttctctcattggctgaacACTCACTCACAACAAATTCATACAtttatacatgcatgcatgcacacagcaaacattcaaaaacataaaacacatCTGCACTGCAGCTCAAGGAGAGGAAAGCCTtgggggtcccaggagggttgagactgctgcttTCTCTCATTGGTTGACCCCAGGTCAGCCAATGAGTGGAGGCAGAAGTCCGTCACTCGTCACAGAGTAGGAAGGGGTCAGTGAGACCACTAACCACACCCCACTCTGTGTcgaggtgtcactgattaacaCAACCCTGGGAACTTCAGGGCTTAAAATTGAAGCACTCATCCAGGTATGAGGCAATCAGTGACACTACCCCTTGTCATgaggaggagggcctcgaggcacttttgcaaggctgaggaggtcacaccctgTGAAACGTTCAGGCtggtaaagttcagctcaggcatctaggagtctgcacatttagcacatctagttcctggctgcctgacctgaacaagaagagtgtctgccaggctaaCCTTCGCTCAGCCTGGCAGGCACTCTTCTTCTTCAGAAAAAGGTGAGGCAGGTGCCAAGAATGTGGGGGGGCTGGAGCAGCAAAAGTTGAGGGTGGCGTCTTCCATGCCAGATTTTCTGACTAGCCACTATGCAAATGATTTCCATTCTGATTAAGTATAAATACATTCACCTTCAGTGAGTACCCTGGAAATGTGGCATAGCACAGGACCTCCTGGAACACAATAAACAGCATGACTAAGAATACTTAAAAAATATTATAGGAGGTAATTTGCATTTGCCACagatcagacttaggccctcattatgatcatggcggttcggcccgccatgccggcagtggcggctgaagccaccagccggcatggcgtgCCGGACCGCCATATAATGCACATGGTGACAACCGCCAGCGGCAGCCATCACccaccgtcaggcagcctggctgcgggatgaaacaccatccgccagggtagctgtgctaccctgtggataatgtttaatttcccgccagccttttcggaggctgggggagggggtgccccggggcactttgcatgggcagttcaggggccccggtgcagagccctgttgcgcagatcactgcccgattttcgggcagtgatctgcgtgacgggtgcacctgcacctgccacacagaggcattgaatggagctgccgtcaatgtcccggctgagcctttctgtgagccggcagcATTAACGGTGGCTGTCAATGTCCCGGCAGAGCCTTTCTGTGATtcggcgggcggaaacaaggtttctgcccgccagctctcagaaatgttcattatctgtccggcggggttccggggtcgctggcggacagtgttttgaccgccagcatgaacacggcggttgtttcctctgtgttcataatgacccccttattgttagCAAGGTAAAAAGCTTACTATTGacattaatatatattaaaaaggcaTTATAAAATGGACAAACTTTCAAAACTGAATATTAGGATGTGAAGTACTTTGATTCTGCATGCCTGCAGTGGCCGGTGATTAACTAGAGCAAGACTAGC
It contains:
- the SHISA2 gene encoding protein shisa-2 homolog — translated: MPPRAPGLLMLLALLVVPALGSGEYCHGWLDTQSTWRDGFQCPERFDAEDATICCGTCVLRYCCASAEARLDQGSCSNDRLQGAPEHGRSDKDDQDSAAVPIYVPFLIVGSVFVAFIILGSLVAVCCCRCLRPKQEPQQSRAPGNNRMMETIPMIQSASTSRGSSSRQSSTAASSSSSANSGARPPPTRSQTNCCLPEGTMNNVYVNIPTNFSVMNCQQASQLVPHQGQYLHPQFVGYAVPHDSMQMTQMPQFLDGLQGGFRPMQSPYPHSNPDQMKYPPVTV